The following proteins are co-located in the Streptomyces sp. NBC_00435 genome:
- a CDS encoding Mu transposase domain-containing protein: MGIAKVYSFHMTLSYSRDPFCCFTTSQDLQTFFDCHRRAFAHFGGAPMTIAHDRTKTVVRRHVAPGEAVPLHPEAVGFAGHYDFDIDVLAAYRPQGKGRVERQVLIVRDHVLSARAFSSLEEMDAAFTAWVPLRRAQIHKTHREVIAKRAARDHAALKPLPPTPYLVAERQLRHVGKDCLVAFDGNLYSVPARRVRARQLVEIRATKSQVMPHATLADAHGSTLLAAHPRAIGRGARVVDDSHWDGLPTGKNRRTTTGDVPVQPRQERPRGEEAGPLQALLNRAAATRIEVGRRPLSVYDELTGTRPFTTHRATKESS; encoded by the coding sequence ATGGGCATCGCGAAGGTCTACTCCTTCCACATGACGCTGTCGTACTCCCGCGACCCGTTCTGCTGCTTCACCACCAGCCAGGACCTGCAGACCTTCTTCGACTGCCACCGCCGGGCGTTCGCGCACTTCGGCGGGGCTCCGATGACGATCGCCCACGACCGGACCAAGACCGTCGTCCGCCGCCACGTCGCTCCTGGTGAGGCGGTCCCGCTGCACCCGGAGGCGGTCGGCTTCGCCGGGCACTACGACTTCGACATCGACGTACTGGCCGCCTACCGCCCGCAGGGCAAAGGCCGGGTCGAACGGCAGGTCCTGATCGTCCGCGACCACGTCCTGTCCGCCCGAGCGTTCTCCTCTCTCGAGGAGATGGACGCCGCGTTCACCGCCTGGGTGCCATTGCGGCGGGCCCAGATCCACAAGACCCACCGAGAGGTCATCGCGAAGCGGGCGGCGAGGGACCACGCGGCCCTCAAGCCGCTTCCCCCGACTCCGTATCTGGTGGCCGAGCGGCAGCTGCGGCACGTCGGCAAGGACTGCCTGGTCGCCTTCGACGGCAACCTCTACTCCGTGCCGGCCCGCCGGGTCCGTGCTCGCCAGCTGGTCGAGATCCGGGCCACGAAATCCCAGGTCATGCCGCATGCCACCCTCGCTGACGCCCACGGCAGCACACTGCTGGCCGCCCATCCCCGGGCCATCGGCCGGGGTGCCCGTGTCGTCGATGACTCGCACTGGGACGGCCTGCCCACAGGCAAGAACCGTCGGACCACCACCGGCGACGTCCCGGTCCAGCCTCGCCAAGAACGGCCGCGGGGCGAGGAGGCCGGCCCGTTGCAGGCCCTGCTGAACAGGGCCGCGGCCACCCGCATCGAGGTCGGGCGCCGACCGTTGTCGGTCTATGACGAGCTGACCGGCACCCGTCCCTTCACCACCCATCGAGCGACGAAGGAATCGTCTTGA
- a CDS encoding sensor histidine kinase, translating into MYRLFRAATRPVTYSRWVHLCVPILMLAVWMFIQPAAPWMPLLLVIPMGLLPWMRLAEGLQAQFLLAPAERNAQGNKEAEEHDFSTIASKGWSDRWRTLLWLEIRLVVSLATMAATVWLPVLTVELVTTALGGTVTTDRLVPASLPAWAAWLLAPLPLVLLLVSVILLGDMITAIARRLLGPSPSERLTALEARTEQLLERTRIARELHDSIGHALTVAVVQAGAARAAGDPEFTDRALCAIEETGRAALEDLERVLLVLRESGQRPSQRPTLVEADRLFESARASGSVVDAELTGPLEQLPGPVTQEGYRILQEALTNVLRHCGPVPVRVRIGMVADRLDLEVTNPLPDRPSVMTGSGSGLRGMRERAALLGGKAETGLYKGGWRVRARLPLERIR; encoded by the coding sequence ATGTACCGACTGTTCCGCGCCGCGACCCGACCAGTGACCTATTCACGCTGGGTGCACCTGTGCGTGCCCATCCTGATGCTGGCCGTGTGGATGTTCATACAGCCCGCGGCTCCGTGGATGCCGCTGCTCCTCGTCATCCCGATGGGGCTCCTGCCCTGGATGCGGCTGGCCGAGGGACTCCAGGCGCAGTTCCTCCTCGCTCCGGCCGAGCGCAACGCGCAGGGCAACAAGGAGGCCGAGGAGCACGACTTCAGCACCATCGCCTCCAAGGGGTGGAGCGACCGCTGGCGGACCTTGTTGTGGCTGGAGATACGGCTCGTCGTTTCACTGGCCACCATGGCCGCCACGGTGTGGCTGCCGGTGCTCACGGTCGAACTGGTCACGACCGCGCTCGGCGGGACGGTCACCACGGACAGGCTGGTGCCCGCCTCCCTGCCCGCCTGGGCGGCGTGGCTACTGGCTCCACTGCCGCTCGTTCTGCTGCTCGTCTCCGTGATCCTGCTCGGCGACATGATCACCGCCATCGCCCGCCGGCTGCTGGGGCCTTCGCCGTCCGAGCGGCTCACCGCCCTGGAGGCGCGTACCGAGCAACTGCTGGAACGCACCCGCATCGCGCGGGAGCTGCACGACTCGATCGGCCACGCGCTGACCGTGGCGGTGGTCCAGGCGGGGGCCGCGCGCGCGGCGGGCGACCCCGAGTTCACGGACCGCGCGCTGTGCGCGATCGAGGAGACGGGCCGGGCCGCGCTGGAGGACCTGGAGCGGGTGCTGCTCGTGCTGCGGGAGTCCGGCCAGCGGCCGTCGCAGCGGCCGACGCTGGTGGAGGCCGACCGGCTGTTCGAGTCGGCCCGCGCCTCCGGCTCCGTGGTCGACGCGGAACTGACGGGCCCTCTGGAGCAGTTGCCCGGCCCGGTCACCCAGGAGGGTTACCGGATCCTCCAGGAGGCGCTGACCAATGTGCTGCGGCACTGCGGCCCCGTACCCGTACGGGTGAGGATCGGCATGGTCGCCGACCGGCTGGACCTGGAGGTGACGAACCCGTTGCCGGACCGACCCTCCGTGATGACGGGCAGCGGAAGCGGACTGCGCGGAATGCGGGAGCGTGCCGCGCTGCTGGGCGGGAAGGCCGAGACCGGGCTGTACAAGGGGGGTTGGAGGGTGCGCGCACGGCTTCCGCTGGAGCGAATACGCTGA
- the istB gene encoding IS21-like element helper ATPase IstB encodes MSELTGNRIRTTAGKLGLPHLAETINEFTRRADEAMGYLDFLDLILSEELAVRDDRRFRQGLRLSRLPHHKTLDEHDFSFQPDLDPRKVKDLATLSFVEAKAKAALLGPPGVGKTHIAVALAVAACRAGYSVYFTSLDDMVRDLKAAEAAGRLANKLGTYLRPGVLVVDEVGYEILERGEANLVFQVISKRYEKGSIILTSNKTFSEWGQVFGDEVLATAILDRLLHHCDVISINGPSYRLKNRLKAIERDADVA; translated from the coding sequence TTGAGCGAGCTGACCGGCAACCGCATCCGCACCACGGCCGGCAAGCTCGGCCTGCCCCACCTCGCGGAAACCATCAACGAGTTCACCCGCCGGGCGGACGAGGCGATGGGCTACCTAGACTTCCTCGACCTGATCCTCTCCGAGGAACTGGCCGTCCGCGACGACCGCCGCTTCCGCCAGGGCCTGCGACTCTCCCGGCTGCCGCACCATAAGACGCTCGATGAACACGACTTCTCGTTCCAGCCCGACCTCGACCCACGCAAGGTCAAGGACCTGGCCACCCTCTCGTTCGTCGAGGCCAAGGCGAAGGCCGCTCTCCTGGGTCCGCCGGGAGTGGGCAAGACACATATCGCCGTCGCTCTCGCGGTCGCGGCCTGCCGGGCCGGGTACTCGGTCTACTTCACCAGCCTCGACGACATGGTCCGCGACCTCAAAGCCGCCGAAGCAGCCGGCCGCCTGGCCAACAAGCTCGGTACCTACCTGCGGCCGGGTGTTCTCGTGGTCGATGAGGTGGGCTACGAGATCCTCGAACGCGGAGAAGCCAACCTGGTCTTCCAGGTCATCTCAAAGCGGTACGAAAAGGGCTCGATCATCCTGACCTCGAACAAGACCTTCAGCGAATGGGGGCAAGTGTTCGGCGACGAGGTGCTGGCCACCGCCATCCTTGACCGGCTTCTGCACCACTGCGACGTGATCTCCATCAACGGCCCCAGCTACCGGCTCAAGAACCGCCTCAAAGCCATCGAACGAGACGCGGACGTGGCATAA
- a CDS encoding ABC transporter permease: MSTALPTLPVLNSEWIKIRSLRGTFGALISVFAVTVGIQVLTASMTGGTEAGSMGDDPLLAAFYSLNFGQTAAFAFGATAFSSEFHNGALRTSLTAVPNRARLYLSKLVVVGGLAFLVGQLTALVTFVAGQAFTGSYALELGSPGSYRAIFGCGTYLALMALLAAGLTAVLRSATVVLSLLIPFTLIVSFVLGAASEGVAQYLPDRAGQMMMRLDTSTGLAPWTGLGVLALWALVAVIGGWTSVRRRDA, encoded by the coding sequence ATGAGCACCGCTCTGCCCACCCTGCCTGTCCTGAACTCGGAATGGATCAAGATACGGTCCCTGCGCGGCACCTTCGGGGCGCTGATATCCGTCTTCGCCGTCACGGTGGGGATCCAGGTGCTGACGGCTTCGATGACCGGCGGGACAGAGGCCGGCAGCATGGGGGACGACCCGCTCCTCGCGGCCTTCTACAGCCTCAACTTCGGCCAGACAGCGGCCTTCGCCTTCGGCGCGACCGCGTTCTCCTCCGAATTCCACAACGGCGCCCTGCGCACGTCGCTGACCGCGGTGCCGAACCGAGCACGGCTGTACCTGTCGAAGCTGGTGGTTGTGGGCGGACTCGCCTTCCTGGTCGGCCAGCTCACCGCACTGGTCACCTTCGTCGCCGGACAGGCGTTCACGGGTTCCTACGCCCTGGAACTGGGCAGCCCGGGCAGCTACCGTGCGATCTTCGGCTGCGGCACCTACCTCGCGCTGATGGCGCTGCTGGCGGCCGGACTGACCGCGGTGCTGCGCAGTGCCACGGTCGTCCTCAGCCTGCTCATACCGTTCACGCTGATCGTGTCGTTCGTCCTCGGAGCGGCTTCCGAGGGTGTTGCCCAGTATCTGCCGGACCGCGCGGGGCAGATGATGATGCGGCTGGACACGTCGACGGGCCTCGCTCCCTGGACCGGACTCGGGGTGCTGGCGCTGTGGGCACTGGTCGCGGTGATCGGCGGATGGACATCGGTGCGGCGGCGCGACGCGTAG
- the mug gene encoding G/U mismatch-specific DNA glycosylase: protein MTPEELNAARDRVLPDVVSGGLRVLFCGINPGLLSAATGHHFARPGNRFWPVLHFSGFTPRLLAPAEQEQLLTYRLGITNVVARATARADELSADEFREGGRILTAKVELLRPQWLAVVGVTAYRTAFGDRKALIGPQDRTIGSTRIWALPNPSGLNAHWTAASMAEEYARLRAAAESTGPAAPGA from the coding sequence ATGACCCCCGAGGAACTGAACGCCGCCCGTGATCGCGTCCTCCCGGACGTGGTCTCGGGCGGTCTTCGCGTGCTCTTCTGCGGAATCAACCCGGGCCTCCTCTCCGCCGCTACGGGCCACCATTTCGCCCGTCCGGGCAACCGCTTCTGGCCGGTCCTGCACTTCTCCGGCTTCACCCCCCGCCTGCTGGCTCCCGCGGAGCAGGAGCAGTTGCTGACCTACCGCCTCGGCATCACGAACGTCGTGGCCCGGGCCACGGCCCGCGCCGACGAGCTGAGCGCCGATGAGTTCCGCGAGGGCGGACGCATCCTGACGGCCAAGGTGGAACTCCTGCGCCCCCAGTGGCTGGCGGTGGTCGGGGTCACCGCCTACCGCACCGCCTTCGGCGACCGGAAGGCCCTGATCGGCCCCCAGGACCGCACCATCGGCAGCACCCGCATCTGGGCCCTCCCCAACCCCAGCGGCCTCAACGCCCACTGGACCGCCGCCTCCATGGCCGAGGAGTACGCCCGCCTGCGCGCGGCCGCCGAGTCCACCGGCCCGGCCGCCCCCGGCGCGTAG
- the purB gene encoding adenylosuccinate lyase produces MTAKPRIPNVLAGRYASAELAVLWSPEYKVTLERRLWLAVLRAQKDLGIEVPDAALADYERVLETVDLASIAEREKVTRHDVKARIEEFNALAGHEHVHKGMTSRDLTENVEQLQIRLSLELARDRTVAVLARLGKLAGEHAELVMAGRSHNVAAQATTLGKRFATAADELLVAYGRLEDLLTRYPLRGIKGPVGTSQDMLDLLGGDAAKLADLEQRIAAHLGFGQAFTSVGQVYPRSLDYDVVTALVQLAAAPSSIAKTIRLMAGHELVTEGFKPGQVGSSAMPHKMNTRSCERVNGLMVILRGYASMTGELAGDQWNEGDVSCSVVRRVALPDAFFALDGLMETFLTVLDEFGAFPAVVARELDRYLPFLATTKVLMGAVRAGVGREAAHEVIKEHAVASALAMREQGAERNELLDKLAADERMPLDRAQLDALMADKLSFTGAAGDQVAAVVSRIEEITKEHPEAAGYTPGSIL; encoded by the coding sequence GTGACAGCCAAGCCCCGCATCCCCAATGTCCTGGCCGGCCGCTACGCCTCCGCGGAGCTCGCCGTCCTGTGGTCCCCCGAGTACAAGGTGACGCTGGAGCGGCGGCTGTGGCTCGCCGTGCTCCGCGCCCAGAAGGACCTCGGTATCGAGGTCCCCGACGCGGCCCTCGCCGACTACGAGCGCGTCCTCGAGACCGTCGACCTCGCCTCGATCGCCGAGCGCGAGAAGGTCACCCGGCACGACGTGAAGGCCCGCATCGAGGAGTTCAACGCCCTCGCCGGCCACGAGCACGTGCACAAGGGCATGACCTCCCGCGACCTCACCGAGAACGTCGAACAGCTCCAGATCCGGCTCTCGCTGGAACTGGCCCGGGACCGTACGGTCGCCGTCCTGGCCCGCCTGGGCAAGCTGGCCGGCGAGCACGCCGAGCTGGTCATGGCCGGCCGCTCCCACAACGTCGCCGCGCAGGCGACCACCCTGGGCAAGCGCTTCGCCACCGCGGCCGACGAGCTGCTGGTCGCCTACGGCCGCCTGGAAGACCTGCTGACCCGCTATCCGCTGCGCGGCATCAAGGGCCCGGTCGGCACCTCCCAGGACATGCTGGACCTGCTGGGAGGCGACGCCGCGAAGCTGGCCGACCTCGAGCAGCGGATCGCCGCCCACCTCGGCTTCGGCCAGGCCTTCACCTCGGTCGGCCAGGTCTACCCGCGCTCGCTCGACTACGACGTGGTCACCGCCCTGGTGCAGCTGGCCGCCGCTCCGTCCTCGATCGCCAAGACGATCCGCCTGATGGCCGGCCACGAGCTGGTCACCGAGGGCTTCAAGCCCGGCCAGGTCGGCTCCTCCGCGATGCCGCACAAGATGAACACCCGCTCCTGCGAGCGCGTGAACGGCCTGATGGTCATCCTGCGCGGCTACGCGTCGATGACCGGTGAGCTGGCCGGCGACCAGTGGAACGAGGGCGACGTCTCCTGCTCCGTGGTCCGCCGGGTCGCCCTGCCCGACGCGTTCTTCGCGCTCGACGGCCTGATGGAGACCTTCCTTACGGTCCTCGACGAGTTCGGTGCCTTCCCGGCCGTGGTCGCCCGCGAGCTGGACCGCTACCTGCCCTTCCTCGCCACCACCAAGGTCCTCATGGGCGCCGTGCGGGCCGGGGTGGGCCGCGAGGCCGCCCACGAGGTCATCAAGGAGCACGCGGTCGCCTCCGCCCTCGCCATGCGCGAGCAGGGTGCCGAGCGCAACGAGCTGCTCGACAAGCTGGCCGCCGACGAGCGGATGCCGCTGGACCGGGCCCAGCTGGACGCCCTGATGGCCGACAAGCTGTCCTTCACCGGCGCCGCGGGCGACCAGGTCGCCGCGGTGGTCTCGCGCATCGAGGAGATCACCAAGGAGCACCCCGAGGCCGCGGGCTACACCCCCGGATCGATCCTCTGA
- a CDS encoding ABC transporter ATP-binding protein: protein MNSIEIRELTKEFGRTRAVDHLTFDVMPGRVTGFLGPNGAGKSTTMRLLLGLDRITSGTATIGGRHFTELPDPLHRVGALLDAQSAHGGRTARDHLRFLAAANRIPMSRVEAVLEQSGTAPAAKRRIKTFSLGMRQRLGIAAALLGDPEVLLLDEPTNGLDPEGIIWIRELMRGLAAEGRTVLVSSHLMTETAALADHLVVLGAGRLLADMPMEEFIDARSSPRVRLRTTDPVRLRAALARDELELVTAEGGRWTVDGIQAERLGVIAAREGIPLLELVDERASLEQAYLDLTAGSAQFAATR, encoded by the coding sequence ATGAACAGCATCGAGATCCGAGAACTGACCAAGGAATTCGGCCGGACCCGGGCCGTGGACCACCTCACCTTCGATGTCATGCCCGGTCGGGTGACCGGTTTCCTCGGGCCCAACGGGGCCGGGAAGTCGACCACGATGCGGCTGCTGCTGGGCCTGGACCGGATCACGTCCGGGACGGCCACCATCGGGGGCCGGCACTTCACCGAACTGCCCGATCCCCTCCACCGGGTGGGCGCACTGCTGGACGCCCAGTCGGCGCACGGCGGGCGCACCGCCCGCGACCACCTCCGCTTCCTCGCCGCGGCCAACCGGATCCCGATGAGCCGGGTGGAGGCGGTGCTGGAACAGTCGGGGACAGCGCCGGCGGCGAAGCGGCGGATCAAGACCTTCTCACTGGGCATGCGCCAGCGCCTCGGGATAGCGGCCGCGCTCCTCGGAGACCCGGAAGTGCTGCTCCTGGACGAGCCGACCAACGGCCTCGACCCCGAGGGCATCATCTGGATCCGCGAACTCATGCGCGGCCTGGCCGCCGAGGGTCGCACGGTCCTCGTCTCCAGTCACCTGATGACGGAGACCGCCGCCCTCGCCGACCACTTGGTCGTGCTGGGAGCGGGCAGGCTGCTGGCGGACATGCCGATGGAGGAGTTCATCGATGCCCGCAGCTCTCCGAGGGTGCGGCTGCGCACCACGGACCCGGTCCGCCTCCGGGCCGCCCTGGCCCGGGACGAACTCGAACTCGTCACCGCCGAGGGCGGGCGGTGGACCGTGGACGGCATACAGGCCGAACGGCTCGGCGTCATCGCGGCCCGCGAAGGCATCCCGCTGCTGGAACTGGTCGACGAGCGGGCCTCGCTGGAACAGGCCTACCTCGATCTGACCGCGGGCAGCGCCCAGTTCGCCGCCACCCGCTGA
- a CDS encoding SGNH/GDSL hydrolase family protein yields the protein MEMNASYTSFVAVGDSFTEGMSDLLPDGSYRGWADLLADRLAAREPGFRYANLAVRGKLIGQIAEEQAPAAAAMRADVVTLVGGLNDTLRPKVDMGRVRGHLEAAVELLAPSCGTLVLMRSPGRNGPVMERFRPRMEELFVIIDELAARHGALVVDLYGSAALGDPRMWDVDRLHLTAEGHRRVAEAVWQALGLAPEADWRTGLPPAAVPGWTARRAQDLSFARQHLLPWVGRRLTGRSSGDGRPAKRPELLPHEAPAGDRLPQADPSGPRRLS from the coding sequence ATGGAGATGAATGCGTCTTACACCAGTTTCGTCGCGGTCGGCGACTCCTTCACCGAGGGCATGTCGGACCTGCTTCCCGACGGCTCCTACCGGGGCTGGGCCGACCTGCTCGCCGACCGCCTCGCCGCGCGCGAGCCCGGCTTCCGCTACGCGAACCTCGCCGTCCGCGGCAAGCTGATCGGTCAGATCGCCGAGGAGCAGGCGCCCGCGGCCGCGGCGATGCGCGCCGATGTGGTCACCCTGGTCGGCGGGCTCAACGACACCCTGCGGCCCAAGGTCGACATGGGCCGGGTACGCGGGCACCTGGAAGCGGCCGTCGAACTGCTGGCCCCCTCCTGCGGGACTCTGGTCCTGATGCGCTCCCCGGGACGCAACGGGCCCGTGATGGAACGTTTCCGCCCTCGCATGGAGGAGCTCTTCGTCATCATCGACGAGCTCGCAGCGCGCCACGGCGCCCTTGTGGTCGACCTGTACGGGTCCGCCGCGCTCGGTGATCCCCGGATGTGGGACGTGGACCGGCTGCACCTGACGGCCGAAGGCCACCGCAGGGTCGCTGAGGCGGTCTGGCAGGCGCTGGGCCTGGCGCCGGAGGCGGACTGGCGCACCGGGCTTCCGCCCGCCGCCGTGCCGGGCTGGACCGCGCGCCGCGCGCAGGACCTCAGCTTCGCCCGGCAGCACCTGCTCCCGTGGGTCGGCCGCCGTCTGACGGGCCGCTCCAGCGGGGACGGCCGTCCGGCCAAGCGCCCGGAGCTGCTGCCGCACGAAGCTCCGGCGGGCGACCGCCTCCCCCAGGCCGACCCTTCCGGGCCCCGCCGGCTCTCGTAG
- a CDS encoding response regulator transcription factor, giving the protein MPVTVLLVDDEPLVRAGLRAVLDAQPDIEVVGEAADGASVVPLVRQLRPDVVAMDVRMPLLDGIEATRAVLRSVDSPPKILVVTTFENDEYVYQALRAGADGFLLKRARPSEIVHAVRLVAEGETLLFPAAVRSLAAEYGNRQARTVLERAALTEREEAVLRLMAKGLTNIEIARELIVGTETVKSHVSAILAKLGARDRTQAVITAYESGFVAPA; this is encoded by the coding sequence ATGCCGGTTACCGTACTGCTCGTCGACGACGAACCCCTGGTGCGCGCGGGTCTGCGCGCCGTCCTGGACGCCCAGCCCGACATCGAGGTGGTCGGTGAGGCGGCCGACGGCGCCTCGGTCGTCCCGCTCGTGCGGCAACTGCGGCCGGACGTCGTGGCGATGGACGTCCGGATGCCGCTGCTCGACGGGATCGAGGCGACCCGGGCGGTCCTGCGGTCCGTGGATTCGCCGCCCAAGATCCTCGTGGTCACCACCTTCGAGAACGACGAGTACGTCTACCAGGCCCTGCGGGCGGGCGCGGACGGGTTCCTGCTGAAGCGGGCCCGCCCGTCGGAGATCGTGCACGCGGTACGGCTGGTGGCCGAGGGCGAGACGCTTCTCTTCCCCGCGGCGGTGCGGTCGCTGGCCGCCGAGTACGGGAACCGGCAGGCGCGCACGGTGCTGGAGCGGGCGGCGCTGACCGAGCGTGAGGAGGCCGTCCTCCGGCTGATGGCCAAAGGCCTGACCAACATCGAGATCGCCCGCGAGCTGATCGTGGGCACCGAGACGGTGAAGTCCCACGTCAGTGCGATCCTGGCGAAGCTGGGCGCGCGGGACCGGACCCAGGCCGTCATCACCGCGTACGAATCGGGATTCGTCGCCCCCGCCTGA
- a CDS encoding HAD family hydrolase, which produces MTKPIELVIFDCDGVLVDSERIAARVQVTLGAELGWPLTEAEVIARFIGRSSASIREQITERLGPGAAALWWERFEELHREAVDSGLSPVEGLPEALDAITLPTCVASSGSHEKMRHTLGRTGLYERFAGRIHSATEVARGKPAPDLFLYAAQRMGVDPAACVVVEDSLPGVQAARAAGMRAFGYAGGLTPAERLEGPGTLVFHHMRELPALLTR; this is translated from the coding sequence ATCACCAAACCGATCGAACTCGTGATATTCGACTGCGACGGCGTCCTCGTCGACAGCGAGCGGATAGCGGCCCGTGTCCAGGTCACTCTGGGTGCGGAGCTCGGCTGGCCGCTCACCGAGGCCGAGGTCATCGCCCGGTTCATCGGTCGGTCCTCCGCCTCCATCCGCGAACAGATCACCGAACGGCTCGGTCCCGGGGCGGCCGCCCTGTGGTGGGAACGGTTCGAGGAACTCCACCGGGAGGCGGTGGACTCCGGGCTCTCCCCGGTCGAGGGGCTGCCGGAGGCACTCGACGCGATCACCCTGCCGACGTGTGTCGCCTCCAGCGGCTCGCACGAGAAGATGCGCCACACCCTCGGCCGCACCGGCCTCTACGAACGCTTCGCCGGACGCATCCACAGCGCCACCGAGGTGGCCCGCGGCAAACCGGCCCCGGACCTCTTCCTGTACGCCGCTCAGCGGATGGGAGTGGACCCCGCCGCCTGCGTGGTCGTCGAGGACAGCCTGCCCGGGGTGCAGGCGGCCCGCGCCGCCGGGATGCGGGCCTTCGGCTACGCCGGCGGGCTGACCCCCGCCGAACGGCTCGAAGGCCCCGGAACCCTCGTCTTCCACCACATGCGCGAGCTTCCCGCCCTGCTCACCCGCTGA
- a CDS encoding PH domain-containing protein produces MDDQGGDSVSVWRVGGAARVAGYVIPAVVGVKALIGWAGWVSSPGVETTRPAGLWSGLAVGVALFFWWTILRVRLEVGSDGIVAVNPWGTHRLRLDEVASVRLGAWGAEFHHGDGFKTTAYALSELAAGTAQDRRFSELLAAMEADPTSSPR; encoded by the coding sequence ATGGATGACCAGGGTGGGGACTCGGTATCGGTGTGGCGGGTGGGTGGGGCGGCTCGCGTGGCGGGCTATGTGATCCCGGCTGTCGTAGGGGTGAAGGCGCTCATCGGTTGGGCTGGGTGGGTCTCTTCTCCAGGAGTGGAGACGACACGGCCGGCCGGGCTGTGGTCAGGGCTGGCCGTCGGCGTTGCGTTGTTCTTTTGGTGGACGATTCTCAGGGTCCGACTCGAAGTCGGCTCTGACGGGATCGTGGCGGTCAATCCGTGGGGGACCCACCGCCTGAGACTGGACGAGGTGGCTTCGGTGAGGCTTGGCGCGTGGGGTGCGGAGTTCCACCACGGAGACGGCTTCAAGACCACGGCTTATGCGCTGAGCGAGCTGGCTGCGGGAACCGCGCAGGACCGGCGCTTCTCGGAGCTGCTGGCTGCGATGGAGGCGGACCCCACCTCCTCACCGCGGTAA
- a CDS encoding ROK family transcriptional regulator codes for MGQLTGGDPSLLRRINSAVVLRALRAAESPTLTDLTRITGLSRPTVEGVVEGLIGTGLVVEAGAEEGARRQGRPARRFRFRAEAGHLLGVEIGAHRIAVLLSGLDGRVIGAGTKEVAETASADERLERVRGAVADLLRRAGVPRDSLRAVGVGSPGIVEADGTVRLGTALPGWTGLPLGERLRRSFRCPVQVENDANAAAVAEHWKGAATDTDDMVFVMAGLSPGAGSLIGGRLHRGFGGAAGEIGALHLLGREVTPERLLSTTGEPLHPLDERAVAEVFAMAKRGDERAVAAMDRFIQRLVHDVAALVLAMDPELVVVGGWAAGMDGVLDPLRRELERYCLRPPRVTLSLLGEAAVATGALRLALDHVEEELFAVEKTVTARRR; via the coding sequence TTGGGGCAGCTGACCGGCGGGGACCCCTCTCTGCTCCGGCGGATCAACTCCGCCGTGGTGCTACGTGCACTGCGTGCGGCCGAGTCGCCGACCCTCACCGACCTCACACGGATCACCGGTCTCTCCCGGCCCACCGTCGAGGGCGTCGTCGAGGGACTCATCGGGACGGGGCTCGTCGTCGAAGCGGGCGCCGAGGAGGGTGCGCGGCGCCAGGGGCGCCCCGCCAGACGGTTCCGCTTCCGCGCGGAGGCGGGACACCTGCTCGGAGTGGAGATCGGCGCGCACCGGATCGCGGTGCTGCTGTCCGGGCTGGACGGCCGGGTGATCGGCGCCGGCACCAAGGAGGTCGCCGAGACCGCCTCCGCCGACGAACGGCTCGAGCGGGTCCGCGGTGCGGTGGCGGACCTGCTGCGCCGGGCCGGCGTGCCCCGGGACTCCCTGCGGGCGGTCGGGGTCGGCAGCCCCGGAATCGTGGAGGCCGACGGCACGGTCCGGCTCGGCACGGCCCTGCCCGGCTGGACCGGGCTGCCGCTCGGGGAACGGCTCCGCCGCTCGTTCCGCTGCCCGGTGCAGGTGGAGAACGACGCCAACGCGGCAGCGGTCGCCGAACACTGGAAGGGCGCCGCGACCGATACCGACGACATGGTCTTCGTGATGGCCGGGCTCAGCCCCGGCGCGGGCTCCCTGATCGGCGGTCGCCTGCACCGCGGCTTCGGCGGGGCAGCCGGGGAGATCGGCGCGTTGCACCTGCTGGGCCGCGAGGTCACGCCCGAGAGGCTGCTGTCGACGACCGGCGAACCACTGCACCCGCTGGACGAGCGGGCGGTGGCGGAGGTCTTCGCGATGGCCAAGCGCGGCGACGAGCGGGCGGTGGCCGCGATGGACCGGTTCATCCAGCGACTGGTCCACGACGTGGCGGCGCTGGTCCTGGCGATGGACCCGGAGCTGGTCGTCGTCGGCGGCTGGGCGGCGGGGATGGACGGGGTCCTCGACCCCCTGCGCCGGGAACTGGAGCGGTACTGCCTCCGCCCGCCGCGCGTGACGCTGTCTCTGCTCGGCGAGGCGGCGGTGGCCACGGGGGCGCTGCGGCTGGCACTGGACCACGTGGAGGAAGAACTGTTCGCGGTGGAGAAGACGGTCACGGCCCGCCGCCGCTGA